TGGTTGGTGTCCAATCGTATTCTACCAGGTCCAAAAACTGATCCAGTTTAACAAAGAGCGCAGTATCAATACGTTTCTGAGCGATTTCCAGCGTGCCTTGCAGGTGTATCGATGCTTCGAGATCCAGCTTGCCGCCCCGGCCAGGATTGCGCGAATTGGCAAGCCACACTTCGAGCTCACGGCATGCAAGCTGGAAATGCTCGACATTTACAATGATTTGCGCGATTTGGCTCAGGTTGTGCGACTGCTCTACCGTGGTTCGAATATTCACACTGATCTGCTCCACGAGCAACTCGTCGAGTGACTGCTTCAGGATGCCGTCAATCTCGCGGTGGTGTTGGGTGAAGCCACTGGAGAAGTTGTAGTACTGCTCCACAAGGTTGCGAATGTCCATACAACATAGTGGGTAGGTCTGCGAAAAGGGCAGCGAGAGCGGAAATGGCAAGCgcttgagcgcatcgattTCGTCCTGCTTGAGCCAACAGACACTAAACACCTTTCCAAGCTCGTCCGCGTCATTTACAATCATCGGTTGGTGCTGTGCCTCTTGCACGGCCTGCTGGAAGTCCACTGCAAAGCGATTCCGCAAGAGctgtgcaaagcgcgtAAACAGGTTCATCAGAAGCGCATTTAGCCGCGTCACGTTGAATTCCAAGCTCTCCATCGTGCGGATAAATGTTTGGACTGCAGACTTGGACTCCACAAACGCCTTGGCCTCTGTGCAGTCACGCAAGCCCCACTTGACCATCTCGACCACACGCTCGCATATCGTCTCCCACAGATCTTCGACTTCTGTGAGTGGGCGAAATCCCGGAGGGGAGGTATGCATCACATGGCTTTCTACTACAAAGTAGCCAACAATCTCTTCCAAAAGCGCCATGAGCTCTTTTCCCCCTTTTCGGATCACAAGGTCCTGCGAAAGAAGCAGGTTTGCTTGTGCTTTCCGGTCCTCTTGGTAGTGTGCCTGTAGCTTTTCACGCTGGTCCAAGACTTCGTAAATATGAATACATTGGTATAGAGGTTTGAAGTCGACCTGTACATGCTCATTGTTGAGGAAATCGACTTCGATCCGCTCGTTCACGACCTGTTCAATGGGGCTGTTGATCGCAGACATACGCAGCATGGGATCCTTTTGGCTCTTGTGTCGCCAGCGTTGTTGGCGGGTAACCATGGTTTCCAGCGCAATACGGCCTACGTTACCGCtcttttcgcgcacgtcAAACATCCAACCTTTGAGCTCCTTGGTAAGTTCTTGCCTTATACGCTCACGAGTATCGGGAATCAAGTCGCGCaacatgcgcgcaaactcATGGTGCATCAGAGGCTTCAGGTggacattgccgagctcaTCCAAACGACGCAGTGCGGAGTAGTACTTGCCTTGTGATATCAGTTCTTCTACCAAGATATTCATCTCCAGCACATTCATACAATCCTGCAGCGTCTCAATCGCTTCATCAATGTTCTGTCCAGTCTTTTTCTTTTCAATCAATTCGCGCTTCTTGGTGCTTagcgtcttgccgctgctcTGAATTTCCTGGTTCAACTCGTTGATCCTATGCTTCAAGCTGACCGACCCGGACCGCACAATAAGCAAGTCGTCCACAGAGGAGACAAACTCTTCGTGATTCTCGTTGCATACCACCTCGATCTCCTCGTCTTTTTGCCGCACAAacttgcgcaagtgccgcagGAACTCGTCCTGTTGCTGCGCCACGTCGAGGCGTTTAATAATCGggccaagctgctcaacATTCTCGGTGTTGGATTCTAGGTCACTCAGCAGCGTCAGCTGCTGCAGTTGCGCTTCGAGCGAAATATGCGGCCCCGTTTTGCGACCCATCGCGCCTGAGGTGGTGCGGGCTCGCACCGAGCCCTGGGGCTTGTAtgatcacgtgatactCCACACAACCGTACGCGTCCTGGGAGGGCTTTGGCCAGTGCAGATGGCACACGAGAAAGAGGACTTTACTTACTCGTATGATGCTGACGAGACGTATGTGCCGTATGTGCCGTTGAAGCAACGCAAGCTGCAGGTGATGCAGCGATTGCACAAGCGGGCGAAAATAACCCCTCGAGCGGAACGCGCGGAAGATGGGGGGGAAAAGATGCCCAAACCGCCGAGCCTGCTGCAGGAAACGctcgcgatgcgcgagaagCAGCAATACCACGCACAAGAAAAGACGCAGGCAGAAAAAGACGCAGAGGAGGAGCGCATGATTCTTGAAGCGCATACATCGCGCAGAAAATTGCAGAGCCACGCGGAGCTTGCACATGGCGTCCAGTACACAGAGCCGCTAAAGAGGTCATGGCGTCCTCCGCGATTTGTGCGGGATTGCGGAGAATGCGAAATagaggcgctgcgcaggaaACATCATGTGCTCACAGAAGGGAATTGTATTCCACCGCTGATTTCCAACTTTCGCGACATGAAAATCCCGCCGTGCGTGCTTGCGTATTTGCACCGCGAAAATATTCGCTCTCCCTCCCCCATCCAAATGCAGGGGCTTCCAACGGTTTTCTCCGGGCGCGATATGATTGGGATTGCATCTACAGGGTGTGGCAAAACACTTACGTTCAGCCTGCCACTTATCCTATTtgccgccgaggccgagcgtCGCTTGCCGTTCAAGCACGAAGACGGCCCACTCGGCATCATTATATGTCCATCGCGTGAACTTGCCCGGCAAACATTTGACACTATTCGTGCGATTGCTCAAGCGCTGGCGCATGATGGGTATGCGGAGATCAGTGTGTTATTGTGCATTGGCGGTATTAGCATGGCTGACCAGGCCCATACCCTGCACAAAGGCT
This is a stretch of genomic DNA from Malassezia vespertilionis chromosome 1, complete sequence. It encodes these proteins:
- the SEC15 gene encoding Rab GTPase-binding exocyst subunit S15 (COG:U; EggNog:ENOG503NWG4; BUSCO:EOG09260NY2) gives rise to the protein MGRKTGPHISLEAQLQQLTLLSDLESNTENVEQLGPIIKRLDVAQQQDEFLRHLRKFVRQKDEEIEVVCNENHEEFVSSVDDLLIVRSGSVSLKHRINELNQEIQSSGKTLSTKKRELIEKKKTGQNIDEAIETLQDCMNVLEMNILVEELISQGKYYSALRRLDELGNVHLKPLMHHEFARMLRDLIPDTRERIRQELTKELKGWMFDVREKSGNVGRIALETMVTRQQRWRHKSQKDPMLRMSAINSPIEQVVNERIEVDFLNNEHVQVDFKPLYQCIHIYEVLDQREKLQAHYQEDRKAQANLLLSQDLVIRKGGKELMALLEEIVGYFVVESHVMHTSPPGFRPLTEVEDLWETICERVVEMVKWGLRDCTEAKAFVESKSAVQTFIRTMESLEFNVTRLNALLMNLFTRFAQLLRNRFAVDFQQAVQEAQHQPMIVNDADELGKVFSVCWLKQDEIDALKRLPFPLSLPFSQTYPLCCMDIRNLVEQYYNFSSGFTQHHREIDGILKQSLDELLVEQISVNIRTTVEQSHNLSQIAQIIVNVEHFQLACRELEVWLANSRNPGRGGKLDLEASIHLQGTLEIAQKRIDTALFVKLDQFLDLVEYDWTPTTSRQGTQHASGYLRDLLDWLTTMMDSALVLLPPDAKAATFKSCFMHITNRLLNSVLLDKELKLINMNGLINMEMDVTYLYHHAKALHIEGMDSVFGQIRQTLAVILSESVSEYALSPLARNQKFPQAQPVKVANILEKLVKYYSQVPGEHEYANKRLRERDLVSRLIRK